Proteins found in one Herpetosiphonaceae bacterium genomic segment:
- the recJ gene encoding single-stranded-DNA-specific exonuclease RecJ — translation MPLRSRWVPRPTAPATFLNELPASISPLIGQLLWSRQITDPSAVEAFLAADYGALNDPFALRDMDRAVARIRRAIDEQQTVAVYGDFDTDGVTGVALLKQALSALGLNVMPYIPRRLEEGYGLNIPAVEQLAERAHLLITVDCGISNVDEIARAQALGLDVIVLDHHTPPAVIPQGYAVINPKRSDCSYPYDMLAGVGVAYKLTQALYRAGLRTGLRGRDLLDVVALGTVTDMAPLTGENRILVKHGLHAINESERPGIKALIEASASRRPIDTRTIGYVLGPRLNAAGRLDDAIRAYNLLLATTDEEAQALAEELNTINVQRQTLTKEVQQLAHELAVASGKNQRRIVILDDTEFPSGIVGLVAARLVETWGRPVLLLERGATTSRGSARSVEGFSIIGALTEVGELFEKFGGHTMAAGFTISNTRLPDLETRLQAIADRDLPDDLLTPRLYYDAELSLDRLSLDLVEQLALLEPYGHGNPEPLWITRGVKVVDAYAMGKERQHLKLRLFDGRVTIDALWWRNAEHVHAFKSCPRVDVAYTLAINEYMGRRRVQLIVKELVPSV, via the coding sequence ATGCCGTTACGCTCTCGCTGGGTGCCGCGTCCTACCGCGCCCGCAACATTTTTGAATGAGCTGCCCGCCTCGATCTCACCGCTGATCGGGCAGTTGCTCTGGAGTCGTCAGATCACCGACCCCAGCGCGGTTGAGGCGTTTCTTGCCGCCGACTACGGCGCGCTCAACGACCCGTTTGCGCTGCGCGATATGGATCGCGCGGTAGCCCGTATCCGCCGGGCGATCGACGAGCAGCAGACCGTGGCGGTCTATGGCGATTTCGACACCGACGGCGTTACCGGCGTCGCGCTGCTGAAGCAGGCGCTCTCGGCGCTGGGGCTGAACGTGATGCCCTATATTCCACGTCGGCTTGAGGAAGGCTACGGCCTGAATATCCCGGCGGTCGAGCAGCTTGCCGAGCGCGCGCACCTGTTGATCACCGTCGACTGTGGCATCTCGAACGTCGATGAGATCGCGCGCGCGCAGGCGCTGGGCCTCGATGTGATCGTGCTCGATCACCACACGCCGCCCGCCGTGATCCCGCAGGGCTACGCGGTGATCAATCCCAAGCGCAGCGATTGCAGCTACCCCTACGATATGCTGGCGGGCGTCGGCGTGGCCTACAAGCTCACGCAGGCGCTCTACCGGGCAGGGCTGCGCACCGGCCTCAGAGGCCGCGATCTGCTCGATGTGGTAGCCCTGGGCACCGTCACCGACATGGCACCGCTGACCGGCGAGAATCGGATTCTGGTCAAGCATGGCCTGCACGCGATCAACGAGAGCGAGCGACCCGGCATCAAGGCGCTGATCGAAGCGTCGGCGTCGCGGCGTCCGATCGATACGCGCACGATCGGCTATGTCCTAGGTCCGCGTCTCAACGCCGCCGGTCGGCTGGACGACGCGATCCGGGCATACAATCTGCTGCTTGCAACCACGGACGAAGAGGCCCAGGCGCTGGCCGAGGAGCTGAACACGATCAATGTGCAGCGCCAGACGCTGACCAAGGAAGTGCAGCAGCTCGCGCACGAGCTGGCGGTCGCCAGCGGTAAGAACCAGCGGCGGATCGTGATCCTCGACGATACAGAGTTTCCGTCGGGCATCGTCGGCCTGGTAGCCGCGCGGCTGGTCGAAACCTGGGGCCGTCCAGTGCTGCTGCTGGAGCGCGGCGCGACGACCAGCCGTGGCTCGGCGCGGTCGGTGGAGGGCTTTTCGATCATCGGCGCGCTGACGGAGGTCGGAGAGCTGTTTGAAAAATTCGGCGGCCATACCATGGCGGCGGGCTTTACAATCAGCAACACGCGGCTGCCCGATCTGGAAACTCGGCTGCAAGCGATTGCCGACCGCGACCTGCCCGACGATCTGCTGACACCCCGGCTCTACTACGACGCCGAGCTGTCGCTCGATCGGCTGAGCCTGGATCTGGTCGAGCAGCTGGCGCTGCTGGAGCCGTACGGCCACGGCAATCCTGAGCCGCTGTGGATCACGCGCGGCGTCAAAGTGGTCGACGCCTACGCGATGGGCAAGGAGCGCCAGCATCTCAAGCTGCGGCTCTTCGACGGTCGTGTGACGATCGATGCGCTCTGGTGGCGCAACGCCGAGCATGTTCATGCATTCAAGAGCTGTCCGCGCGTCGATGTCGCCTACACGCTGGCGATCAACGAGTACATGGGGCGGCGGCGCGTGCAACTGATCGTCAAGGAGCTGGTGCCGAGCGTCTAA
- a CDS encoding ATP-dependent 6-phosphofructokinase, which produces MKIGILTGGGDVPGLNPCIKAVVNRAADAGIEVVGIRRGWGGLLNYNLDDETGSAECIQPLTRADVRTIDRYGGTHLHTSRTNPGRVRPTMMPAFLKDTFPIPEGKHHADCTPHVLRVLERLGIDTLIPIGGDDTLSYAVRMHQEGVRVVAIPKTMDNDVFGTDYCIGFSTAVTRSVEFINALRTPTGSHERIAVIELFGRNSGETALISAYLADVDRAIISEVPFDIERLGAFLVQDQRRNPSNYAICVISEGASMIGGQVVEYGQEDAYGHKKLGGIGMITGEALKKITGVEIVHQQLAYLMRAGAPDSLDRMVAISYANLAVDQVLQGHSGRMVALQNGMYTTVPVDTMAQGTKRVDVAELYDAATYRPRVTHILGKPMFLY; this is translated from the coding sequence ATGAAAATCGGTATTCTGACCGGCGGCGGCGACGTGCCGGGGCTCAATCCATGTATCAAGGCGGTAGTCAATCGGGCGGCGGATGCAGGCATCGAGGTCGTCGGTATTCGGCGCGGCTGGGGCGGCCTGCTCAACTACAATCTCGACGACGAAACCGGCAGCGCCGAGTGTATTCAGCCGCTCACGCGCGCCGATGTCCGCACGATCGATCGCTACGGCGGCACGCATCTGCATACCTCGCGGACCAATCCGGGCCGGGTGCGGCCTACGATGATGCCCGCGTTTCTCAAAGACACATTTCCGATCCCTGAAGGCAAGCACCACGCCGACTGTACGCCGCATGTGCTGCGAGTGCTGGAGCGCCTGGGCATCGACACGCTGATCCCGATCGGCGGCGACGACACGCTGAGCTACGCCGTCCGCATGCACCAGGAGGGCGTGCGTGTGGTAGCGATTCCCAAGACGATGGACAACGATGTCTTCGGCACCGACTACTGCATCGGCTTCTCGACGGCGGTGACGCGCTCGGTCGAGTTCATCAACGCGCTGCGCACGCCCACGGGGTCGCACGAGCGCATCGCGGTGATCGAGCTGTTTGGCCGCAACTCAGGCGAAACCGCGCTGATCTCGGCGTATCTCGCGGATGTCGACCGCGCGATCATCAGCGAAGTGCCCTTCGACATCGAGCGGCTGGGAGCCTTTTTGGTGCAAGATCAGCGGCGCAATCCCTCTAACTACGCGATCTGCGTGATCTCCGAGGGCGCGTCGATGATCGGCGGGCAGGTGGTGGAGTACGGCCAGGAGGATGCCTACGGCCACAAAAAGCTCGGCGGCATCGGCATGATCACCGGCGAGGCGCTGAAGAAGATCACGGGCGTAGAGATCGTTCACCAGCAGCTCGCCTACCTGATGCGCGCCGGAGCGCCCGACTCGCTCGATCGGATGGTGGCGATCTCGTACGCGAATCTGGCGGTCGATCAGGTGCTCCAGGGCCACAGCGGGCGAATGGTCGCGCTGCAAAACGGCATGTACACCACCGTGCCGGTCGATACGATGGCGCAGGGCACCAAGCGCGTGGATGTGGCCGAGCTGTACGACGCGGCGACGTATCGCCCGCGCGTGACGCATATTCTGGGCAAGCCGATGTTTTTGTATTGA
- a CDS encoding tetratricopeptide repeat protein: MTKQDERMRLRKRLVERAIEHAANNQWEDAINDNLRLFDLGKDAETLNRLGKAYFELGKYDKALEYYRETLQHYPSNVIARKNVSRLEQLQNIEGGVDLRTERKHADPQIFIVETGKTALTTLTGIASSDVIASLTIGEDLKIEHDGKNVRLFDGEGRLIGSLEPQLAQRLIQMIEGGNRYVAVVANVEAGLVKALIREIYQAPYQRMRVSFPGKLGGDIAHFRTYVRDTPLRYELDTDDLQEDDDLTEDEVGDEADEDFFRGDTQDEEEVGLEEIEADLSPDEDEEEES, encoded by the coding sequence TTGACGAAGCAAGATGAACGAATGCGCCTGCGCAAACGCCTGGTCGAGCGGGCGATCGAGCACGCGGCGAATAATCAGTGGGAAGACGCGATCAACGATAATCTGCGGCTATTCGATCTGGGCAAAGACGCCGAGACGCTCAACCGTCTGGGCAAGGCGTACTTCGAGCTGGGCAAGTACGATAAAGCGCTTGAGTACTACCGCGAGACGCTCCAGCACTATCCCTCAAACGTCATCGCGCGCAAGAACGTGTCGCGGCTGGAGCAGTTGCAGAACATCGAGGGCGGCGTCGATCTGAGGACCGAGCGCAAGCATGCCGATCCGCAGATCTTCATCGTCGAGACGGGCAAGACCGCGCTGACGACGCTGACCGGTATCGCGTCGAGCGATGTGATCGCCAGCCTGACGATCGGCGAGGACCTGAAGATCGAGCACGACGGCAAGAACGTGCGGCTGTTCGACGGCGAGGGACGGCTGATCGGCTCGCTTGAGCCGCAGCTCGCGCAGCGCTTGATCCAGATGATCGAGGGCGGCAACAGGTACGTCGCGGTCGTCGCCAACGTCGAGGCTGGCCTGGTCAAGGCGCTGATCCGCGAAATCTACCAGGCGCCCTACCAGCGCATGCGGGTATCGTTTCCCGGCAAGCTCGGCGGCGACATCGCGCACTTCCGCACCTACGTCCGCGACACGCCGCTGCGCTACGAGCTTGATACCGACGACCTGCAAGAGGACGACGACCTGACCGAGGACGAGGTTGGCGACGAGGCCGACGAAGATTTCTTCCGTGGCGACACGCAGGACGAGGAGGAGGTTGGCCTGGAGGAGATCGAGGCCGATCTTTCGCCCGACGAGGACGAGGAAGAAGAGTCCTAG
- a CDS encoding type II CAAX endopeptidase family protein, with translation MIAEPYTVPDGPAEQLPPAPARPRWPLATWIIPDGIIALLVTFILSFAVIIAWIGFQVAGGADLQGLFGPNGTTLPMSLLFGLLAAQNLAFAGVVLLRTRVLRKLPLHWIGLTAPRPLRLIGWGVLFGLLFVTLNFIVGWIFAYFGIESDQADLFQLQPGDTVGQALMFIGAVVAAPIGEELFFRGYIFKALRENSARRTIGIIAIQLLLVLGLPILAIVGFGFYTWSDVGLLVVSLAVALVVSALVPSMRVRAYLLSSALFAVVHLGGITQGAVALLAATFIGGLCLAGAFDRTQSLLPSIIAHGINNSIAFGQLLYCVNTYGSVQNCG, from the coding sequence GTGATAGCCGAACCCTATACCGTGCCGGATGGGCCAGCGGAGCAGCTACCGCCCGCGCCTGCCAGGCCCAGGTGGCCGCTCGCCACGTGGATCATCCCCGACGGCATTATTGCGCTGCTGGTGACGTTCATCCTGTCGTTCGCGGTGATCATCGCCTGGATTGGCTTTCAGGTTGCCGGTGGAGCCGACCTTCAGGGGCTCTTCGGTCCTAACGGCACGACGCTCCCGATGAGCCTGCTGTTCGGGCTGCTGGCGGCGCAAAATCTGGCCTTCGCGGGAGTGGTGCTGCTGCGCACGCGGGTGCTTCGCAAGCTGCCGCTCCACTGGATCGGCCTGACCGCGCCGCGTCCGCTGCGGCTGATCGGCTGGGGCGTGCTCTTCGGCCTGCTGTTCGTCACGCTCAACTTCATCGTCGGCTGGATCTTCGCCTACTTCGGCATCGAGAGCGATCAGGCCGATCTCTTCCAGCTTCAGCCGGGCGATACCGTCGGGCAGGCGCTGATGTTCATCGGCGCTGTCGTCGCCGCGCCGATCGGCGAGGAGCTCTTCTTCCGGGGCTACATCTTCAAGGCGCTGCGCGAAAATAGCGCGCGTCGGACGATCGGGATCATCGCGATCCAACTGCTGCTGGTGCTCGGCCTGCCGATCCTGGCGATCGTCGGGTTTGGCTTTTACACCTGGAGCGATGTCGGGCTGCTGGTCGTCAGCCTGGCGGTCGCGCTGGTCGTCTCGGCGCTGGTGCCCTCGATGCGGGTACGAGCCTATCTGCTCAGCTCGGCGCTCTTTGCGGTGGTCCATCTCGGCGGCATCACGCAGGGCGCGGTCGCGCTGCTGGCGGCGACCTTTATCGGCGGCCTGTGCCTGGCGGGCGCGTTCGATCGGACGCAATCGCTGCTGCCGAGCATCATCGCGCACGGGATCAACAACAGCATCGCGTTCGGGCAACTGCTGTACTGCGTCAACACGTACGGCTCGGTCCAGAACTGCGGCTAA
- the miaB gene encoding tRNA (N6-isopentenyl adenosine(37)-C2)-methylthiotransferase MiaB: MGKYHIWTVGCQMNVSDSERLEAALQGVGYSPTEQAEDADFIVLNSCSVRESAEERIMGKLGSLAHLKEQKPDTTIVLWGCMVGPDNQSIFKNKLPMVDHFVSPSAVDEVIARVPNPVYSFDEPVLPIADDKHPPVHVYVPIIYGCNMSCSYCVIPLRRGRERSRPIAEIAEECRRVVARGAKEITLLGQIVDSYGHDLPGRPDLADLLEVVHETPGLLRLRFLTSHPAWMTQKLIDTVARLPRCMPEINLPVQAGHNAILKIMKRGYTVERYKDLIGRIRATIPDVSMTTDIIVGHPGETDEYFQATLDLVSEIGFGKVHIAAFSARPGTPAAAMEADEALAVPYWKKQLRRVELERAQTAIATAQNERYMGQTVEVLVEERAKGKWRGRNPQNKLVYFEDAADWTGRLASVRITRTGPWSMSGDLVDGPALEQAQPRRHVAMVIE, encoded by the coding sequence ATGGGAAAATATCATATCTGGACCGTCGGCTGCCAGATGAACGTCTCCGACTCGGAGCGGCTTGAGGCAGCGCTGCAAGGCGTCGGCTACTCGCCTACCGAGCAGGCCGAGGACGCCGATTTTATTGTGTTGAACTCGTGCAGCGTTCGCGAGAGCGCCGAAGAGCGGATCATGGGCAAGCTCGGCTCGCTGGCACATCTCAAAGAGCAGAAACCAGATACCACGATCGTCTTGTGGGGCTGTATGGTCGGCCCGGATAACCAATCGATCTTCAAAAATAAGCTGCCGATGGTCGATCATTTCGTGTCGCCCAGCGCGGTCGATGAGGTGATCGCGCGGGTGCCGAACCCGGTCTACTCGTTCGACGAGCCGGTGCTGCCGATCGCCGACGACAAGCACCCGCCCGTGCATGTGTACGTGCCGATCATCTACGGCTGCAACATGAGCTGCTCCTACTGCGTGATCCCGCTGCGGCGCGGTCGTGAGCGGTCGCGGCCCATCGCGGAGATCGCCGAGGAATGTCGGCGCGTGGTGGCCCGTGGCGCGAAAGAGATCACGCTGCTGGGCCAGATCGTCGACTCGTACGGCCACGATCTGCCGGGCCGCCCCGACCTGGCCGATCTGCTGGAAGTCGTCCACGAGACGCCCGGCCTGCTGCGGCTGCGCTTCCTGACCTCGCATCCGGCCTGGATGACGCAGAAGCTGATCGATACCGTAGCGCGGCTGCCCAGGTGTATGCCGGAGATCAACCTGCCGGTGCAGGCCGGTCACAACGCGATCCTCAAGATCATGAAGCGCGGCTACACCGTCGAGCGCTACAAAGACCTGATCGGGCGGATTCGCGCGACGATCCCCGACGTGTCGATGACCACCGACATCATCGTCGGCCATCCGGGCGAGACTGACGAGTACTTCCAGGCAACGCTCGATCTGGTCAGCGAGATCGGCTTCGGCAAAGTGCATATCGCCGCCTTCTCGGCCCGACCGGGCACGCCCGCCGCCGCGATGGAGGCCGACGAGGCGCTGGCGGTGCCGTACTGGAAGAAGCAGCTCCGGCGTGTCGAGCTGGAGCGCGCGCAGACGGCGATTGCCACCGCGCAGAACGAGCGCTACATGGGCCAGACCGTCGAGGTGCTGGTCGAGGAGCGCGCCAAGGGCAAGTGGCGCGGACGGAATCCACAGAACAAGCTGGTCTACTTTGAGGACGCCGCCGACTGGACCGGGCGGCTGGCGAGCGTTCGGATCACGCGCACCGGCCCGTGGTCGATGAGCGGCGATCTTGTCGACGGCCCGGCGCTGGAGCAGGCGCAGCCCCGGCGGCACGTAGCGATGGTGATCGAGTGA
- a CDS encoding SGNH/GDSL hydrolase family protein → MRRFLIPSLILLTVLLSGGWYWARTQAAARSYTPTGPGEVYLALGDSLAAGFIVEQPQEAYVARIAAALQARQPIEVRNLAIPGETSASLLRRQLPQALAFIREQRAAGKRVSPITLDIGGNDARAVQSASDEARRRMIATIEANIGTTLDQLIAATSTRLGGRTADIAIMTYYNPFPGDPADQTTPAYWSAQLNGAITRAATARGVAVADVDRAFAGGSVYRYTYIAAGDVHANAAGHAVIAERFLQALQYREGDG, encoded by the coding sequence ATGCGACGCTTTTTGATCCCTTCTCTGATTCTGCTGACTGTATTGCTCAGCGGCGGCTGGTACTGGGCACGGACCCAGGCTGCTGCTCGCTCATACACGCCCACAGGACCCGGCGAGGTCTATCTTGCGCTCGGCGACTCGCTGGCGGCTGGCTTTATCGTCGAGCAGCCCCAGGAGGCCTATGTCGCGCGCATAGCCGCAGCGCTTCAGGCCCGGCAGCCGATCGAGGTGCGCAACTTGGCGATCCCCGGCGAGACGAGCGCATCGCTGCTGCGCCGCCAGCTGCCGCAGGCGCTGGCGTTTATCCGTGAGCAGCGCGCCGCCGGGAAGCGCGTCAGCCCGATCACCCTCGACATCGGCGGCAACGATGCGCGGGCGGTCCAATCCGCCTCGGACGAGGCGCGTCGCCGCATGATCGCGACGATCGAGGCGAACATCGGCACCACGCTCGACCAGCTGATCGCCGCGACCAGCACCCGCCTGGGCGGTCGCACCGCCGACATCGCGATCATGACCTACTACAATCCGTTTCCGGGCGACCCGGCGGACCAGACCACGCCCGCGTACTGGAGCGCACAGCTCAACGGGGCGATCACGCGGGCAGCCACGGCGCGCGGCGTGGCCGTAGCCGATGTGGATCGCGCCTTCGCCGGGGGCAGCGTCTACCGCTACACCTACATCGCGGCAGGCGACGTACATGCCAACGCCGCCGGCCATGCTGTGATCGCCGAGCGCTTTTTGCAGGCGCTACAGTATCGAGAAGGAGACGGATAA
- a CDS encoding ATP-binding protein: MSTSLTVERKRLTIHRWPPRKGPLITLVVALISEVMSRTLLDIPLVAPLFLPIVYTAFREGREAGLISAGITVLYALYIFAIPGQPLHYTFNGMIRVAVVVGTAPGLAVLVGMFKNRVEREYTEALRMQDYQNLLLQSVNDAIIATDIDLQIQIWNPASEMIYGWQAAQVQGKAIDEVIPILRYGDGSSREQALAMLKEQAHWSGRVVQRHRDGHELQIETAMRAIYDADRRVIGYVSVNRDITEQQHARAERERLHQQLESERARFEAVLCQMPAGVAIAEAPSGKLVLGNEQLARILRYPFFPAANIAEYDRYRGFHHDRRPYQAEEWPLARSILTGEVVVDEEIDVLRGDGTTGTICVSSTPIRDRHGNITAAVSTFYDVTERRRGEEHQRFLAQAGSILADSLDYESTIASVVHLAIPHLADWCIVHLLGEDGTLQRPAVAHVNSDLEGLIREIQRRRPIDDDPESPIMEVLHSGRAQMVSEVSDDQLRYVSYDEEHYQALQRLGFKSYMIVPLLAHGRTLGAATFVSANHCYTDDDLAQAAELMRRCALAVDNARLYREAQQAVRTRNELILIVSHDLKNPLSAIKGYANFLQRRGGRDLPGVDWLEDGLSKIDATTKKMTGLLNELLDFARLQEGQTIDLDLLPTDLVALVRQTVAEYQQATDHHQISVVADVPSLVGLYDTSRLERVLANLLSNAIKYSPDGGEITVEVTQVAAPEAHVLINVRDHGLGIPANDLPHIFEPFHRAHNVVGRVRGTGIGLTSAKQIVEQHGGTLTVQSAEGSGSTFTIRLPLTTVTPDDQPL; encoded by the coding sequence ATGTCTACCTCCTTGACAGTCGAACGTAAAAGACTCACTATACATCGCTGGCCGCCACGAAAAGGCCCTCTCATCACGCTCGTCGTCGCGCTGATCAGCGAGGTTATGTCGCGGACGCTGCTCGACATTCCATTGGTCGCGCCGTTGTTCCTGCCGATTGTATACACTGCCTTTCGAGAAGGACGTGAAGCAGGGTTGATCAGCGCCGGGATCACGGTGCTGTACGCGCTCTATATCTTTGCAATACCGGGTCAGCCGCTCCACTATACGTTCAACGGCATGATCCGCGTCGCCGTGGTCGTCGGCACCGCGCCTGGTCTGGCTGTGCTCGTCGGAATGTTCAAGAATCGCGTGGAACGCGAATATACTGAGGCGCTCCGTATGCAAGATTACCAAAACTTGCTGCTCCAAAGCGTCAACGATGCAATTATCGCCACCGATATTGACCTTCAGATCCAGATCTGGAATCCGGCGAGCGAGATGATCTACGGCTGGCAAGCAGCCCAGGTGCAAGGGAAGGCGATCGACGAGGTGATTCCGATCCTGCGCTACGGCGACGGCAGCAGCCGAGAGCAGGCGCTTGCCATGCTCAAAGAGCAAGCGCATTGGAGTGGCCGCGTTGTTCAGCGGCATCGCGACGGCCACGAGCTACAGATCGAGACGGCGATGCGCGCGATCTACGATGCCGACCGTCGCGTGATCGGCTATGTCTCAGTCAATCGTGACATCACCGAGCAGCAGCACGCACGCGCGGAGCGCGAGCGGCTGCACCAGCAGTTGGAGAGCGAGCGGGCACGCTTCGAGGCGGTGCTGTGCCAGATGCCCGCAGGCGTTGCTATCGCGGAAGCCCCCTCTGGAAAGTTGGTCCTCGGCAACGAGCAACTGGCGCGCATTCTGCGCTATCCCTTCTTCCCGGCAGCGAACATCGCGGAGTACGATCGCTACCGGGGCTTTCACCACGACCGACGCCCGTACCAGGCCGAGGAGTGGCCCCTGGCGCGCTCGATCCTCACGGGAGAGGTTGTCGTCGACGAGGAGATCGACGTGCTGCGCGGCGATGGAACGACGGGCACGATCTGCGTCAGCTCCACGCCGATCCGCGATCGACACGGCAACATCACCGCCGCCGTCAGCACCTTTTACGATGTCACCGAGCGCAGACGCGGCGAGGAGCATCAGCGCTTCCTGGCGCAGGCGGGCAGCATCCTGGCCGACTCGCTCGATTACGAGTCGACGATCGCCAGCGTCGTCCACCTTGCGATCCCGCATCTGGCCGACTGGTGTATCGTTCACCTGCTCGGAGAGGACGGCACGCTCCAGCGTCCGGCGGTCGCGCATGTGAACTCAGATCTCGAAGGGCTGATCCGCGAGATCCAGCGTCGCCGCCCGATCGACGACGACCCGGAAAGTCCGATCATGGAGGTGCTGCACAGCGGACGCGCACAGATGGTGTCGGAGGTATCCGACGATCAGCTACGCTACGTCAGCTACGACGAGGAGCATTATCAGGCGTTGCAGCGGTTGGGCTTCAAGTCCTACATGATCGTGCCGCTGCTCGCGCATGGGCGGACGCTTGGCGCGGCCACGTTTGTCTCGGCCAACCACTGCTACACCGATGACGATCTGGCGCAGGCGGCGGAGCTGATGCGCCGCTGTGCACTCGCCGTCGACAACGCGCGGCTCTACCGCGAGGCACAGCAGGCGGTGCGCACCCGCAACGAATTAATCTTGATCGTCTCCCACGATCTCAAAAATCCCCTGAGCGCGATCAAAGGCTACGCCAATTTCTTGCAGCGACGCGGCGGGCGCGATCTGCCGGGTGTCGATTGGCTTGAAGATGGCCTGTCGAAGATCGACGCCACGACCAAGAAGATGACCGGGCTGCTCAACGAGCTGCTCGATTTTGCCCGGCTTCAGGAAGGCCAGACGATCGATCTCGATCTGCTGCCGACCGATCTGGTCGCGCTTGTCCGGCAGACCGTCGCAGAGTATCAGCAGGCAACCGATCACCACCAGATCAGCGTGGTCGCCGACGTGCCCTCCTTAGTCGGCCTGTACGACACGTCGCGGCTGGAGCGGGTGCTGGCGAATCTGCTGTCCAACGCGATTAAGTACAGCCCCGACGGCGGCGAGATCACGGTCGAAGTGACGCAGGTGGCAGCACCCGAAGCCCATGTGCTGATCAATGTTCGGGATCATGGCCTGGGCATTCCCGCGAACGACCTGCCGCATATTTTCGAGCCATTCCATCGCGCGCATAACGTGGTCGGGAGAGTGCGCGGGACAGGAATCGGCCTGACCAGCGCCAAGCAGATCGTCGAGCAGCACGGCGGCACGCTCACGGTCCAGAGCGCCGAGGGCAGCGGCTCGACCTTTACGATTCGGCTGCCGCTCACAACTGTCACGCCCGACGATCAGCCGCTCTGA
- a CDS encoding formate dehydrogenase accessory protein FdhE, producing MLRNPISKFLDRHKPLRADAEQALHQLARLAEERPDLAALATTHAALLRVAFRDTPPLPQLTLDPAHAATKLAAGVPLLRGESLALDHTWLHERFRQLCGALIEQPAADSTAARALSQAAQRGALDVPGLAVEVLAGDPGAVADHAARLDLDAGLAATLLRWTLLPTLEQVALRLQPLRQPIDWQPGYCPTCGAWPLLAEQRGIEQARVLRCGLCASGWPLERLRCPFCGSRAHADIAYLYEEAQEATQRAVTCERCHCYYKTIATLTPLTTPQLLVADLATLHLDLVALERAYAPPA from the coding sequence GTGCTCCGCAATCCGATCAGTAAATTCCTCGATCGCCACAAGCCGCTACGGGCCGACGCCGAGCAGGCGCTACATCAGCTTGCGCGGCTCGCCGAGGAGCGCCCCGACCTGGCAGCGCTGGCGACGACTCACGCGGCCTTGCTGCGCGTGGCGTTTCGCGACACGCCGCCGTTGCCGCAGCTTACGCTCGATCCGGCCCACGCCGCAACCAAGCTGGCGGCGGGCGTGCCGCTGCTGCGCGGCGAGTCGCTGGCGCTGGATCACACCTGGCTCCACGAGCGCTTCCGGCAGCTCTGCGGCGCCCTTATCGAACAGCCCGCCGCCGATAGCACCGCCGCGCGTGCGCTGAGCCAGGCCGCGCAGCGCGGCGCGCTCGATGTACCTGGCCTGGCCGTCGAGGTGCTGGCTGGAGATCCCGGCGCGGTTGCCGATCATGCCGCGCGCCTGGACCTGGATGCGGGGCTGGCCGCGACGCTGCTGCGCTGGACGCTGCTGCCGACCCTGGAGCAGGTAGCGCTCCGGCTTCAGCCGCTACGGCAGCCGATCGACTGGCAGCCGGGCTACTGTCCCACCTGCGGCGCGTGGCCCTTGCTGGCGGAGCAGCGCGGCATCGAGCAGGCCCGCGTGCTGCGCTGTGGCCTGTGCGCGAGCGGCTGGCCGCTGGAGCGGCTGCGCTGTCCCTTCTGCGGCTCGCGCGCCCACGCTGACATCGCCTACCTCTATGAAGAGGCGCAGGAAGCGACTCAGCGCGCCGTTACCTGTGAGCGCTGCCATTGCTACTACAAAACCATCGCCACGCTCACGCCGCTCACGACACCGCAGCTTCTTGTCGCGGATCTGGCAACGCTGCATCTGGATCTCGTGGCGTTGGAGCGGGCTTACGCGCCGCCCGCTTAA